The Desulfobacterales bacterium genome window below encodes:
- a CDS encoding SO_0444 family Cu/Zn efflux transporter, which produces MDFIIQVLQESWHLFLDAAVYILFGLLVGGLLKVFLHPAFVANHLGQGRFGSVIKAALLGIPIPLCSCGVLPAAASLKKQGANNGATTAFLISTPESGVDSIAISYALLDPIMTVARPVAAFFTAVAAGVVENIFHTQKEEDWLRVVDRSCPVDNCCDGNDCPPDKHARHHGFFEKLRIGIGFAVNDLWAELAGWFFAGLILAGVISVLVPTEMMSSYLGGGLPSMLIMLAVGIPMYICATASTPVAAALILKGVSPGAALVFLLVGPATNVTSLSVLFGILGRRATAIYLVMLSLFAVVSGLILDRIYSGFGISAQVVIGRAAELVPAWLQLGSALLLLIFSIRPLLAMIRRIGRRSHSHGQGHGSCSPGCCETPGIRDKINGKG; this is translated from the coding sequence ATGGATTTTATTATTCAGGTATTACAGGAATCATGGCATCTTTTTCTGGATGCAGCCGTTTATATCCTCTTCGGCCTGCTGGTGGGCGGCCTGCTCAAGGTATTTCTCCATCCGGCCTTTGTGGCGAACCATCTGGGCCAGGGCCGGTTCGGCTCGGTGATCAAGGCCGCCCTGCTCGGCATCCCGATTCCCCTCTGCTCCTGCGGGGTGCTGCCAGCGGCGGCCTCATTGAAAAAACAGGGCGCCAACAACGGCGCCACCACCGCCTTTCTCATCTCCACCCCGGAGTCCGGGGTCGACTCGATAGCGATTTCCTATGCCCTGCTTGATCCGATCATGACCGTGGCCCGGCCGGTGGCTGCTTTTTTTACCGCCGTGGCCGCCGGAGTGGTTGAAAACATCTTTCATACCCAGAAGGAGGAGGACTGGCTGCGGGTGGTGGACAGGAGCTGCCCGGTGGACAACTGCTGCGACGGTAACGACTGTCCGCCCGACAAGCATGCCCGGCATCACGGATTTTTCGAGAAACTGCGGATAGGGATCGGTTTTGCGGTCAATGATCTCTGGGCCGAACTGGCGGGCTGGTTCTTTGCCGGGTTAATTCTGGCCGGGGTGATCAGCGTCCTGGTCCCCACCGAGATGATGAGTAGTTATCTGGGCGGCGGGCTGCCCTCCATGCTGATCATGCTGGCGGTGGGTATCCCGATGTATATCTGCGCCACCGCCTCCACCCCGGTGGCCGCGGCCCTGATCCTGAAAGGGGTGAGTCCGGGCGCGGCCCTGGTTTTTCTCCTGGTGGGGCCGGCCACCAATGTTACCTCGCTGTCAGTGCTCTTCGGCATTCTCGGCCGCCGGGCCACGGCGATCTACCTGGTCATGCTTTCCCTGTTCGCGGTGGTCAGCGGCCTGATCCTTGACCGGATCTATTCGGGATTCGGGATTTCGGCCCAGGTAGTGATCGGCCGGGCCGCGGAACTGGTACCTGCCTGGCTCCAGCTCGGCTCGGCCCTGCTCCTGCTTATTTTCTCGATCCGGCCCTTGCTGGCCATGATTCGTCGGATCGGCCGCCGGTCCCACTCCCACGGCCAGGGCCACGGGTCCTGTTCCCCGGGGTGTTGCGAGACTCCCGGAATCAGGGACAAGATCAACGGGAAAGGGTGA
- a CDS encoding DEAD/DEAH box helicase, producing MKESRRLGPGLVHHQWIPRQETRSGKLARPLFPELAAALARLGIDSLYRHQAEAVDAIRAGKDILISTPTASGKSLIYNLPVFEKILGNRDVTALYLFPLKALAQDQLRAVSELSAGLADEKRFRTAIYDGDTSATQRRKLRENPPRILISNPDMLHLALLPFHDRWAGFFSSLSFIILDEAHTFRGIFGSHMAWVIRRLQRICRHYGADPKFIMCSATVGNPLEMAENLLGRPVTVVTRSGAPRAGRHFLLINPLDSTAHAASLLLEQAISKKLRTIVYTQSRKMTELISIWTRTRLKEQSGKLTAYRAGFLPGERRKIEKKLSSGDLLGVVSTSALELGIDIGDLDICILSGYPGTMTATWQRSGRVGRRERDSLVILVAREDALDQYFMRHPDQFFSRKVEAVVLNPDNEKIIRRHLVCAAGELPLEKTDPILGNTARDLAGRMAEQGNLLLSADGNRYHTGRRYPHRQVNLRGSSHPFRIFREQDRTLLGEIDGHRCLRECHPGAVYLHQGCTYVISSLDLETREVIALARKVSFFTRPLSEKETTVLEILDSRQVRGCRVNIGRLRVIDRIIGFQRRQVRGQGLINTERLELPPQVFETEGIWFEIPDAVAQEVQARRLHFMGGIHAIEHAAIGIFPLLVLCDRNDVGGIAYPFHPQLKKPAIFIYDGHPGGIGLARQAFNRAEELLANTLDTIRSCGCEIGCPSCVHSPKCGSGNRPMDKKGAQIILELLGRETGVVAEKPVATKVIHKKTRTIRRAVDSIHYGVFDLETIRSADAVGGWHRAERMGVSVAVLYDSATDTFTPYLEHQLDAFIARLQGLGLVVGFNTLRFDNRVLSAYTSFDLARLPSLDILAEIRNRLGYRLSLDHLAQVTLGVKKSANGLMALKWYQEGRMEELAQYCSDDVRITRDLYRHGLDKGFLLFKNKAGSTVRCPVDFARGG from the coding sequence GTGAAAGAATCTCGCCGGCTCGGCCCCGGCCTGGTCCACCACCAGTGGATACCGCGGCAGGAGACCAGGTCCGGAAAACTGGCCCGGCCACTGTTCCCGGAACTGGCCGCGGCCCTGGCCCGGCTCGGGATCGACTCCCTGTACCGCCACCAGGCCGAGGCCGTGGACGCGATCCGGGCCGGCAAGGACATCCTGATATCCACCCCCACTGCCAGCGGCAAGAGTCTGATCTATAACCTGCCGGTGTTCGAGAAGATCCTGGGCAACCGGGATGTAACCGCGCTCTATCTCTTTCCGCTCAAGGCCCTGGCCCAGGACCAGCTGCGGGCTGTTTCCGAACTTTCCGCCGGGCTGGCGGATGAAAAAAGATTCAGGACCGCCATCTATGACGGGGATACCAGCGCCACCCAGCGCCGCAAGCTGCGGGAGAATCCACCCCGGATCCTGATCAGCAACCCGGACATGCTCCACCTGGCCCTGCTCCCCTTTCATGACCGCTGGGCCGGTTTCTTCAGCAGCCTCTCTTTTATTATCCTGGACGAGGCCCACACCTTTCGCGGCATCTTCGGCTCGCACATGGCCTGGGTGATCAGGAGACTCCAGCGCATCTGCCGCCATTACGGGGCAGACCCGAAGTTCATCATGTGCTCGGCCACAGTGGGCAACCCGCTTGAGATGGCGGAGAACCTGCTCGGCCGTCCGGTGACCGTTGTCACCCGCTCCGGCGCGCCCCGGGCCGGCCGCCATTTTCTGCTGATCAATCCCCTGGACTCGACCGCCCATGCCGCGAGCCTGCTCCTTGAACAGGCTATCTCGAAAAAACTGCGCACCATTGTCTATACCCAGTCCCGTAAAATGACCGAGTTGATCTCGATCTGGACCAGGACAAGATTGAAGGAACAGTCCGGCAAGCTTACTGCCTACCGGGCCGGTTTTCTGCCCGGGGAGCGCCGTAAAATCGAAAAAAAACTCAGCAGCGGCGATCTCCTGGGAGTGGTCTCCACCAGCGCCCTGGAACTGGGCATCGATATCGGCGATCTCGATATCTGTATCCTGTCCGGTTATCCCGGGACCATGACCGCCACCTGGCAGCGAAGCGGCCGGGTGGGCCGGCGGGAGCGGGACTCGCTGGTGATCCTGGTGGCCCGGGAGGATGCCCTGGACCAGTACTTCATGCGCCACCCGGACCAGTTCTTCTCAAGAAAGGTCGAGGCCGTGGTCCTGAACCCGGACAACGAAAAAATCATCCGCCGGCATCTTGTCTGCGCGGCCGGCGAACTGCCGCTGGAAAAGACAGACCCGATACTCGGCAACACTGCCCGGGACCTGGCCGGCCGGATGGCTGAGCAGGGCAATCTGCTCCTGTCCGCGGACGGCAACCGGTATCACACCGGACGCCGCTATCCCCACCGGCAGGTGAACCTGCGCGGCAGCAGCCACCCCTTTCGGATCTTCAGGGAACAAGACCGCACATTGCTGGGCGAGATCGACGGCCACCGCTGTCTGCGTGAGTGCCATCCCGGCGCGGTCTACCTCCACCAGGGGTGCACCTACGTGATCTCCTCCCTTGATCTCGAAACCAGGGAGGTGATTGCCCTTGCCCGAAAGGTCTCATTTTTTACCCGGCCGCTGAGCGAAAAGGAGACCACGGTGCTGGAGATCCTGGACAGCCGCCAGGTACGCGGCTGCCGGGTAAATATCGGCCGGCTGCGGGTCATTGACCGGATCATTGGTTTCCAGCGGCGGCAGGTCAGGGGCCAGGGGTTGATCAATACCGAGAGGCTGGAGCTGCCGCCCCAGGTATTCGAGACCGAGGGGATATGGTTCGAGATACCGGATGCGGTGGCCCAAGAGGTCCAGGCCCGCCGGTTGCACTTCATGGGCGGAATCCATGCCATCGAGCACGCGGCCATTGGTATCTTTCCGCTGCTGGTGCTCTGCGACCGCAACGATGTGGGCGGGATCGCCTACCCTTTCCACCCCCAGCTGAAAAAACCAGCGATATTCATCTATGACGGTCATCCCGGCGGCATCGGCCTGGCCCGCCAGGCATTCAACCGGGCCGAGGAGCTGTTGGCCAATACCCTGGACACGATACGCTCCTGTGGCTGCGAGATCGGCTGCCCCTCCTGCGTGCACTCGCCCAAATGCGGCTCCGGCAACCGGCCCATGGATAAAAAGGGTGCTCAAATAATTCTGGAGCTGCTGGGCCGGGAGACCGGTGTTGTTGCTGAGAAACCGGTCGCGACCAAGGTCATTCATAAAAAAACGCGGACCATTCGCCGGGCGGTGGATTCAATCCACTACGGGGTCTTTGATCTGGAGACCATCCGATCGGCCGACGCGGTGGGCGGCTGGCACCGGGCCGAGCGGATGGGGGTGAGCGTGGCCGTGCTCTACGATTCGGCAACCGATACCTTCACCCCCTATCTTGAGCATCAACTGGATGCATTCATCGCCCGGCTGCAGGGGCTTGGGCTGGTGGTGGGATTCAATACCCTCCGGTTCGACAACCGGGTCCTGTCCGCCTATACCTCCTTTGACCTGGCCCGGCTGCCCAGCCTCGATATCCTGGCCGAGATCAGGAACCGGCTGGGCTACCGCCTGTCACTGGACCATCTGGCCCAGGTGACCCTGGGGGTGAAAAAATCAGCCAACGGGTTGATGGCGCTCAAGTGGTACCAGGAAGGCCGGATGGAGGAGCTTGCCCAATACTGCAGCGACGATGTGCGCATTACCCGGGACCTTTATCGTCACGGCCTGGACAAGGGTTTTTTACTGTTCAAGAACAAGGCCGGCAGCACGGTCCGCTGCCCGGTGGATTTTGCCCGGGGAGGGTAA
- a CDS encoding HEAT repeat domain-containing protein has product MTGLEYISGTSPENENRPGPGEDREDVSKVVETITRLNIARYNVGAYPEGHQLIRQSLDSALRSLRACVHTPSGLALGAAGDVLLYRAETLAPGNSACRDLAAALYQRNIAAISFLPGIGREELLRFIKLISIKPQEITSQGGLQKILKKNAFRNITVRPADYGTLRFTEQKEAVRPSGIKQTGSDEVLHSFTGNLMAEMSAASPEQRNVLGREELQRPRMLASLINADRTGAGEFLQSYQKTLGSYFDKKKAARTTDNGESGRLRGINNFLQALDPENRRHFLAVTLQLCSSVPISSGVDSFFEELDRELAMEMLLQANEQGVEISPSLMNFLQKFMHSFTGDTADFDQEQETEERTRPEARIRKLFKREEFEQYVVEDYARVLMKLADTPLLEDGVPREEFPLEEYLQTLDGQYLYNRIARVLLIFMNNEESPQEYRQTFDLLISIAETCLEQGDFLLLSNILQTVNLHRERKSDPELRVVATECFQNFQKAPFLTRALVAFDAQLGHLTRAPIMFLYLLGDVVVPGLLDLYLDKENDKERRILLHVLESFRDAAVVEARNRLEYAEPEQAGPLLRVLSSYGNRDTVQFLKEFLDHRDRMVRKEVFAALLTLRDQWALDSLGEFLRSDDWSIKSGAVEYVGRCGLHEFVPDLVAMLEDKGFFQKDFQELETVIMALGRIGDPATVPALENIVQRRFGLYPEKLNRLKQTIFDSLERYPGVSLAGLLEIGRKSKKKSIRLASQRVILKGMARAIQGVGRESSDDSRSG; this is encoded by the coding sequence ATGACCGGACTGGAATATATATCGGGCACCTCTCCTGAAAATGAAAACAGACCCGGACCGGGAGAGGACCGGGAAGATGTCAGCAAGGTGGTGGAGACGATCACCCGGTTGAATATCGCCCGCTACAATGTGGGCGCCTATCCGGAAGGACACCAGCTTATCCGGCAGAGTCTGGACTCCGCGCTCCGGAGCCTGCGCGCCTGCGTTCACACCCCGTCCGGGCTTGCGCTCGGGGCCGCCGGGGATGTCCTGCTGTACCGCGCCGAAACCCTTGCCCCTGGAAATTCCGCCTGCCGGGATCTTGCCGCGGCCCTGTACCAGCGGAATATTGCCGCGATCTCCTTTTTGCCTGGAATCGGCCGTGAAGAGCTGCTGCGGTTTATCAAGCTGATCTCGATCAAGCCTCAAGAGATAACCTCCCAGGGCGGTCTGCAAAAAATTCTGAAAAAAAACGCTTTCCGGAATATCACCGTCAGGCCGGCCGACTACGGTACTCTCCGTTTTACCGAGCAGAAGGAGGCAGTCCGGCCAAGCGGGATCAAGCAGACCGGTTCCGATGAGGTGCTGCATTCTTTTACCGGCAATCTGATGGCGGAGATGAGTGCTGCCTCCCCGGAGCAGAGGAATGTACTCGGCCGGGAGGAACTCCAGCGGCCCAGGATGCTGGCCAGCCTGATTAACGCCGACCGGACCGGGGCCGGGGAATTTCTGCAAAGCTATCAAAAAACCCTGGGGTCCTATTTTGACAAGAAGAAGGCCGCCAGGACAACGGATAACGGCGAGTCCGGCCGGTTGAGAGGAATCAACAACTTTCTCCAGGCCCTTGATCCGGAAAACCGCCGTCATTTCCTGGCCGTTACCCTGCAACTCTGTTCGTCGGTGCCGATATCGTCAGGGGTTGATTCGTTTTTCGAGGAATTGGACCGGGAACTGGCAATGGAGATGCTGTTGCAGGCCAATGAGCAGGGCGTGGAGATCTCGCCGTCGCTCATGAATTTCTTGCAGAAATTCATGCATTCCTTTACCGGCGATACCGCTGATTTCGATCAGGAGCAAGAGACGGAGGAGCGTACCCGGCCCGAGGCCCGGATCAGGAAGCTCTTCAAGCGGGAGGAATTTGAGCAATATGTGGTCGAGGATTATGCCCGGGTCCTGATGAAACTTGCCGATACCCCGCTGCTTGAAGACGGGGTGCCCAGGGAAGAGTTTCCCCTTGAAGAGTACCTGCAGACCCTGGATGGCCAATATCTCTATAACCGGATTGCCCGGGTCCTTCTGATCTTCATGAATAATGAAGAATCTCCGCAAGAGTATCGCCAGACCTTTGATTTGCTCATTTCCATAGCTGAAACCTGTCTTGAGCAGGGTGATTTCCTGCTCCTGAGCAACATTCTACAGACAGTGAACCTGCATCGCGAGCGCAAATCCGACCCGGAGCTGAGGGTGGTGGCAACGGAATGTTTTCAGAATTTTCAAAAAGCGCCGTTTCTGACCAGGGCCCTGGTCGCATTTGACGCACAGCTGGGCCATTTGACCCGCGCTCCGATCATGTTTCTGTATCTGCTGGGCGATGTGGTCGTCCCGGGGCTTCTGGACCTCTATCTGGATAAGGAGAACGACAAGGAGAGAAGAATTCTCCTGCATGTCCTGGAAAGTTTTCGGGACGCGGCAGTGGTTGAGGCCCGGAATCGGCTTGAGTACGCCGAGCCGGAACAGGCCGGTCCGTTGCTCCGGGTACTCAGCAGCTATGGAAACCGGGATACCGTGCAATTTTTAAAAGAATTTCTCGACCACCGGGACCGAATGGTCAGGAAAGAGGTTTTTGCCGCCCTGCTTACCCTGCGGGACCAATGGGCCCTTGATTCCCTGGGGGAATTTCTGCGGTCCGACGACTGGTCGATCAAGTCAGGCGCGGTGGAGTATGTGGGCCGGTGCGGTCTGCACGAGTTTGTCCCGGATCTGGTTGCCATGCTGGAGGACAAGGGGTTTTTTCAAAAAGATTTCCAGGAACTCGAAACCGTGATCATGGCGTTGGGCCGGATCGGTGATCCGGCCACGGTCCCGGCCCTGGAAAATATCGTCCAGCGACGGTTCGGTCTGTATCCAGAAAAACTGAACCGCTTAAAACAAACGATATTCGACTCCCTTGAGCGGTACCCCGGTGTGAGCCTTGCCGGCTTGCTTGAAATCGGCCGGAAGTCAAAGAAGAAGAGCATCCGGCTGGCGTCTCAGAGGGTGATATTAAAGGGAATGGCCCGGGCAATCCAGGGTGTCGGCAGAGAGAGCAGCGATGATTCACGGTCGGGATGA
- a CDS encoding metalloregulator ArsR/SmtB family transcription factor has translation MTHHQDLCDCRVIHRDLVERARNMALAPGVLDDLSRIFKALADPSRLKIIRALEQQEMCVCDLAALLGISESAVSHQLRLLRTMRLVRNRRAGTILYYRLDDNHVAGLIRLALEHVNEK, from the coding sequence ATGACCCATCACCAAGATCTCTGCGACTGCCGGGTGATCCACCGGGACCTGGTGGAGCGGGCGCGGAACATGGCCCTTGCGCCAGGGGTGCTTGACGATCTCAGCCGGATCTTCAAGGCCCTGGCCGATCCCTCGCGGCTTAAGATAATCCGGGCCCTCGAACAGCAGGAGATGTGTGTCTGCGACCTGGCCGCCCTGCTCGGAATAAGCGAGTCAGCGGTCTCGCACCAGTTGCGGCTGCTGCGGACCATGCGGCTGGTCAGGAACCGGCGGGCCGGCACTATTCTCTACTATCGGCTGGACGACAACCATGTGGCCGGCCTGATCCGCCTGGCCCTGGAGCATGTTAATGAAAAATAA
- a CDS encoding DUF1737 domain-containing protein, translating into MKLYSFLTGPDDETFCKRVCEKLNNGWELYGSPSLTCNGETTIAGQAVVKEVEGEFHQEINLKEM; encoded by the coding sequence ATGAAACTGTACTCATTTCTGACCGGTCCGGATGACGAGACCTTTTGCAAAAGGGTATGCGAAAAGCTCAATAACGGCTGGGAGCTGTACGGCAGCCCCTCACTGACCTGCAACGGGGAAACAACCATTGCCGGCCAGGCGGTGGTCAAGGAGGTGGAAGGGGAATTCCATCAGGAGATCAATCTGAAAGAGATGTAA